Proteins encoded in a region of the Halarcobacter mediterraneus genome:
- a CDS encoding FecR family protein, with amino-acid sequence MKDNVQDTAIKWLTCEKEGLTKEQKKEFYSWLEADISHKEAYDDAKNIYSLFQNMPKEYSKELSKKAHEGARRTKLIENFKPIISYAAVVMLIIVAFFNSYNYFIPSFEQTLVSENKNISKKLLPDGSIVSLDIKTKMQIEYYKNKRVVSLSTGQAMFDVAKDKKRPFIIDSGKTRIEVLGTKFEVINLNDSTTIKVEEGVVKVGHIFNKNKEAQVIGLLKKGQEIQINNLGKVLNSGKTSISEIAPWRNKELIFNKTTIKEALNKFARYEDIQFSFKNSNIQNKLFSGKFYTYDLDKFLNSLEKIYPIKIKKEENRVFIYKD; translated from the coding sequence TTGAAAGATAATGTACAAGATACAGCAATAAAGTGGCTTACCTGTGAGAAAGAAGGCTTAACTAAAGAGCAGAAAAAAGAGTTTTATTCTTGGTTAGAAGCTGATATTTCTCATAAAGAAGCTTATGATGATGCAAAAAATATTTATTCGTTATTTCAAAATATGCCAAAAGAATATTCCAAAGAACTAAGTAAAAAAGCCCATGAAGGAGCAAGAAGAACTAAATTAATAGAAAATTTTAAACCTATAATTTCTTATGCTGCGGTTGTTATGTTGATTATTGTAGCTTTTTTTAATAGTTATAACTATTTTATTCCAAGTTTTGAGCAAACTTTAGTATCTGAAAATAAAAATATAAGTAAGAAACTTTTACCCGATGGTTCAATAGTAAGTTTAGATATAAAAACAAAAATGCAAATAGAGTATTATAAAAATAAAAGAGTAGTTTCACTTTCTACTGGACAAGCTATGTTTGATGTAGCAAAAGATAAAAAGCGACCTTTTATAATAGATTCTGGAAAAACACGAATTGAAGTTTTAGGAACTAAATTTGAAGTTATTAATTTAAATGATAGTACAACAATCAAAGTTGAGGAAGGTGTAGTAAAAGTAGGGCATATTTTTAATAAAAATAAAGAAGCCCAAGTAATTGGCTTATTGAAAAAAGGTCAAGAAATTCAAATAAATAATTTGGGTAAAGTATTGAATTCTGGAAAAACTTCAATATCAGAAATCGCTCCTTGGCGAAATAAGGAATTGATTTTTAATAAAACTACAATAAAAGAAGCTTTAAATAAATTTGCAAGATATGAAGATATTCAGTTTAGTTTTAAAAATAGCAATATTCAAAATAAACTTTTTAGTGGAAAATTCTATACTTATGATTTAGATAAATTCTTAAACTCTTTAGAAAAAATCTATCCTATAAAAATAAAAAAAGAGGAGAATCGAGTCTTTATATATAAAGATTGA
- a CDS encoding RNA polymerase sigma factor, producing MVKYYKEIVYFTFKIVKDQELAKDITQEAYTRVSELLAQNKLEEDNIRAFLYKVAKNIALDEKRKDKRVTKIQYEEDNFFIPKIEQPDEITVKNNQYEQLLKIIDTLPTRSKEAFILHSIDGYTRKEISEMMGVTVSAVEKHINRAIKKLQEKINEDRNKFER from the coding sequence GTGGTAAAATATTATAAGGAAATAGTTTATTTTACTTTTAAAATAGTCAAAGACCAAGAATTAGCTAAAGATATTACCCAAGAAGCTTATACAAGAGTAAGTGAGTTACTTGCCCAAAATAAACTTGAAGAGGATAATATTCGGGCTTTTTTGTATAAAGTTGCAAAAAATATTGCTCTTGATGAAAAAAGAAAAGATAAAAGAGTTACTAAAATACAATATGAAGAAGATAACTTTTTTATTCCAAAAATTGAACAACCTGATGAGATAACTGTTAAAAATAATCAATATGAACAACTTTTAAAAATCATAGATACTCTTCCTACTAGAAGTAAAGAAGCTTTTATTTTACATTCAATTGATGGTTATACTAGAAAAGAGATTTCTGAAATGATGGGAGTAACAGTAAGTGCAGTTGAAAAACATATAAATAGAGCTATTAAAAAATTGCAAGAAAAAATAAATGAAGATAGGAATAAATTTGAAAGATAA
- a CDS encoding SAM-dependent methyltransferase, translated as MKQSKKGQLTIVSAGVGDLDNITLKAYKTIKEADIFFTMQGDEEEYKELTEGKPIHKAGHAFFMKESDTRMNEEETKEEEQRIRTTVREAYNKGQKIVIIDNGDSTVFGPQMGFITEFKDLNPKIIPGISSFNAANALLQKSIIAGEKDLTGVTLTIGKVENKLIEKLAKTGSTVVFFMIKDFEEFINHLLSLYPADTAIAIVSKAGYKDEENTITATLETIQSKVSEELPFYKLVYVGNFLK; from the coding sequence ATGAAACAATCAAAAAAAGGTCAATTGACAATTGTAAGTGCAGGAGTTGGAGACTTAGATAATATTACACTAAAAGCTTATAAAACTATAAAAGAAGCTGATATCTTTTTTACTATGCAAGGAGATGAAGAAGAGTATAAAGAACTAACAGAAGGGAAACCTATACACAAAGCTGGTCATGCTTTTTTTATGAAAGAATCAGATACAAGAATGAATGAGGAAGAAACAAAAGAAGAGGAACAAAGAATAAGAACAACTGTTAGAGAAGCATACAATAAAGGACAAAAAATAGTTATTATTGATAATGGGGACTCTACTGTATTTGGTCCACAAATGGGTTTTATAACAGAATTTAAAGACCTGAACCCTAAAATAATCCCTGGAATATCAAGCTTTAATGCTGCAAATGCTTTATTGCAAAAGTCTATTATTGCAGGAGAAAAAGATTTAACTGGAGTTACTTTAACAATAGGAAAAGTAGAAAATAAATTAATCGAAAAACTTGCAAAAACTGGCTCTACAGTAGTTTTCTTTATGATTAAAGACTTTGAAGAATTTATAAATCACTTACTTAGCTTATATCCTGCAGATACTGCAATTGCTATTGTAAGTAAAGCTGGATATAAAGATGAAGAAAACACTATTACTGCTACACTTGAAACTATTCAATCAAAAGTATCTGAAGAACTTCCTTTTTATAAATTAGTCTACGTAGGTAACTTTCTTAAATAA
- a CDS encoding TonB-dependent receptor domain-containing protein produces MNLNKRSIFLLTVALSNTVYANSFDSKKDAKELTPITIVEQQEQSLDLQKLKKTNPRNLTDLLRHESALDIAGGSPNAKRFYIRGISEALTNITIDGAKLSKDLHQHRGGLSNIDTELLKTVSVNPGVATADSGAGNLGGSIKLETVDAQDLLKDGKNYGAFIKSGFNSIDDSYKNSLALYGKYENLGILLYGTKGDGDDYKTGNGRTVYGSSEEVDNYLVKLSLLNLNDHDLKISTEKNTQEGLYQSGGPGSDMGYHDPDGNRELERQEVERETTILNHKYNPSNSYINTNLKLYKNDTTLSYLERDGSSNIESESKGVDFRNTFEFINKNFVNSLTAGIDYEEEEGISQSGSVTYENKGLFLQNRMAFEEFNLSFGARYDDFENDLIYRNTSDEDISFNINADYSLTENLTVFAGYGEAVSGANTIPVGWLSNLSQNLTFNGSNTSNLDPQKSKKIELGTAWQSSSIFSKNDNLGLKLTLFKTDIENPIVVGTGGRRGAAVSDIINDDDIQSKGFEISSNYKIQNLNMSLSYSHTDVEQNGETLIGTSKRLAGSYGDRIIADFNYAPSDNLTLGYTLTGVLENDDTTDNVNNKAGYAVHDISASYTPIEFKNLTFSIAINNLFDKDYSAHTSLTSNGEAVGEPGRDIRVNLKYTF; encoded by the coding sequence ATGAATTTAAATAAAAGAAGTATATTTTTACTTACAGTTGCATTATCAAATACGGTTTATGCAAATAGTTTTGATTCAAAAAAAGATGCTAAAGAATTAACTCCTATTACAATTGTTGAACAACAAGAACAATCATTAGACTTACAAAAGTTAAAAAAAACAAACCCAAGAAATTTAACTGATTTACTACGACATGAGTCAGCACTAGATATCGCAGGAGGTAGTCCAAATGCAAAAAGGTTTTATATTCGAGGAATCAGTGAAGCTTTAACAAATATAACAATTGATGGAGCGAAGTTAAGTAAAGATTTACATCAACACAGAGGTGGACTAAGTAATATTGATACAGAATTACTTAAAACAGTAAGTGTAAACCCTGGAGTAGCAACTGCTGATTCAGGAGCAGGAAACCTTGGAGGAAGTATTAAACTTGAAACAGTAGATGCCCAAGATTTGTTAAAAGATGGAAAGAATTATGGCGCTTTTATAAAAAGTGGTTTTAATAGTATTGATGATTCATACAAAAATAGCCTAGCTTTGTATGGAAAGTATGAAAATCTTGGAATTTTATTATATGGAACAAAGGGTGATGGAGATGACTATAAAACAGGAAATGGAAGGACAGTTTATGGTTCTTCAGAAGAAGTAGATAACTATTTAGTAAAACTTAGTCTCTTAAACCTTAATGACCATGATTTAAAAATAAGTACTGAAAAAAACACTCAAGAAGGTTTATATCAATCTGGAGGTCCAGGAAGTGATATGGGATATCATGATCCAGATGGAAATAGAGAACTAGAAAGACAAGAAGTTGAAAGAGAAACTACAATTTTAAATCATAAATATAATCCTTCAAATTCTTATATAAATACAAACTTAAAACTTTACAAAAATGATACTACTTTAAGTTATTTAGAAAGAGATGGTTCTTCTAATATTGAAAGTGAAAGTAAAGGTGTAGATTTTAGAAATACTTTTGAATTTATAAATAAAAACTTTGTAAATAGTTTAACAGCTGGTATCGATTATGAGGAAGAAGAAGGAATAAGTCAAAGTGGAAGTGTAACATATGAAAATAAAGGTCTATTTCTACAAAATAGAATGGCTTTTGAAGAATTCAATTTATCATTTGGAGCAAGATATGATGACTTTGAAAATGATTTAATCTACAGAAATACAAGTGATGAAGATATTTCATTTAATATTAATGCCGATTATTCATTAACTGAAAATCTAACTGTCTTTGCAGGATATGGAGAAGCAGTAAGTGGAGCAAACACTATTCCTGTAGGGTGGTTAAGTAACTTAAGCCAGAATCTTACATTTAATGGTTCCAATACTTCAAATTTAGATCCTCAAAAATCAAAAAAGATAGAACTTGGAACTGCTTGGCAAAGTTCTAGCATTTTTTCAAAAAATGATAATCTAGGTTTAAAACTAACTTTATTTAAAACTGATATAGAAAATCCAATTGTTGTAGGAACAGGAGGACGAAGAGGAGCTGCGGTAAGTGATATTATAAATGATGATGATATCCAATCAAAAGGTTTTGAAATAAGTAGTAATTATAAAATACAAAATTTAAATATGTCTCTTAGCTACTCACATACAGATGTTGAACAAAATGGAGAAACTTTAATTGGAACAAGTAAAAGATTAGCAGGAAGTTATGGTGATAGAATTATCGCAGATTTTAACTATGCACCAAGTGATAATTTAACATTAGGATATACATTAACAGGAGTATTAGAAAATGATGATACAACAGATAATGTTAATAATAAAGCAGGATATGCAGTACATGATATTTCAGCTTCTTATACTCCTATAGAATTCAAGAACCTAACATTTTCTATAGCTATTAATAATCTATTTGATAAAGATTATTCTGCACATACTTCATTAACAAGTAATGGTGAAGCAGTAGGTGAGCCAGGAAGAGACATAAGAGTAAATCTAAAATATACTTTTTAA
- a CDS encoding ABC transporter substrate-binding protein, which yields MGKIKILILFFILNSVIFAEQIKITDVLDREVTIKQDVKKVIALGTSLSFITYLNAREVVLGIEAIDLKDIKKRTYTYVNRNWAKDLPIVGQGGRAKRPNLEAIKVLNPDIIFTITQDRKEADLLSSQLNIPVVVLGYGLDAINFKHIYKSLEISSKILNKEKRAKELISYIKTIQNQFKEITQKKEAYIGAVAYKGLQGITSTQADFMPFKLAQVSNIALDVKKKGHLFINKEYLLFKNPSTIFIDYAGWQLVEEEFGKNKEYFEKLQAFKKNCFITLPNTFYYINLDQMLANSFFIAKQLYPNKYKNLDPVKKANEIFTHFVGEPLYEMIKKDMGGFQKVNLKNNKLEVESI from the coding sequence ATGGGAAAAATAAAGATATTGATACTATTTTTTATATTAAATAGTGTCATTTTTGCAGAACAAATCAAAATAACAGATGTCTTAGATAGAGAAGTTACAATCAAACAAGACGTAAAAAAAGTAATTGCCTTAGGTACAAGCTTGAGCTTTATAACATATTTAAATGCAAGAGAGGTGGTTTTAGGTATTGAAGCCATAGACTTAAAAGATATAAAAAAAAGAACCTACACTTATGTAAATAGAAACTGGGCGAAAGACTTACCCATAGTTGGTCAAGGAGGAAGAGCTAAAAGACCTAACCTTGAAGCAATAAAAGTCTTAAATCCGGATATTATTTTTACGATAACGCAAGATAGAAAAGAAGCCGATTTACTTTCATCTCAATTAAATATTCCTGTAGTAGTTTTAGGTTATGGATTGGATGCAATTAATTTTAAACATATTTATAAATCTTTAGAAATAAGCTCAAAAATCTTAAATAAAGAAAAAAGAGCAAAGGAACTTATTTCTTATATAAAAACCATACAAAATCAATTTAAAGAGATAACTCAAAAAAAAGAAGCCTATATAGGAGCAGTTGCATATAAAGGTCTACAAGGAATTACTAGTACTCAAGCAGATTTTATGCCTTTTAAGTTGGCACAAGTTTCAAATATAGCTTTAGATGTAAAAAAGAAAGGACATCTTTTTATAAATAAAGAGTATCTTCTTTTTAAAAATCCTTCTACTATTTTTATAGACTATGCAGGATGGCAATTGGTTGAAGAGGAGTTTGGCAAAAACAAAGAGTACTTTGAAAAACTCCAAGCCTTTAAAAAGAATTGTTTTATCACTTTACCCAATACCTTTTATTATATCAATTTGGATCAAATGTTAGCCAATAGCTTTTTTATCGCAAAACAACTTTATCCTAACAAATATAAAAACTTAGATCCTGTGAAAAAAGCAAATGAGATTTTTACACATTTTGTAGGAGAACCCTTATATGAAATGATTAAAAAAGATATGGGTGGATTTCAAAAAGTAAACCTTAAAAATAATAAATTAGAAGTAGAAAGTATATAA
- a CDS encoding FecCD family ABC transporter permease → MISQRNFWFILFIFILLIFSLTLKIGYVNMSFKESFEALFFISDNSNISYLIWELRIPRMISAFCVGGVLALSGAILQSVLKNPLASPFTLGLSQGAAFGASFSIIILGSATFSIAGFDNISYVVIGAFVGALISSLFVLIFSTIKKINSQGLILAGVAIAAFFNAATMLLQYFSNDNQLAAAIFWTFGDLSKGKWTEILFVCSFWFLGLLFIILKGWDFNTIVWGDNHAKSLGVKVLSLRIYALLFSSLLAAIATAFYGIIGFVGLIAPHVIKLLFENPKHHFLFFSSSVLGGVFLMGADLLAKQVLSPITVPVGILTAFAGVPLFLFILIKRSLRD, encoded by the coding sequence ATGATATCACAAAGAAATTTTTGGTTTATTCTTTTTATTTTTATCTTATTAATTTTTTCATTAACATTAAAAATAGGCTATGTAAATATGAGCTTTAAAGAGAGTTTTGAAGCCTTGTTTTTCATATCAGACAATAGTAATATCAGTTACTTAATTTGGGAATTAAGAATTCCTAGAATGATATCTGCATTTTGTGTGGGAGGAGTTTTAGCTCTCTCAGGAGCAATTTTACAAAGTGTTTTAAAAAATCCCCTAGCCTCTCCTTTTACTTTAGGTTTATCTCAAGGTGCTGCATTTGGAGCTTCATTTAGTATAATAATTCTAGGTTCAGCAACTTTTTCTATCGCAGGTTTTGATAATATAAGTTATGTGGTTATAGGAGCTTTTGTGGGAGCCTTAATCTCTTCTTTATTTGTTTTAATATTTTCAACAATAAAAAAAATAAACTCCCAAGGTCTTATTTTAGCAGGGGTTGCAATTGCAGCTTTTTTTAATGCGGCCACAATGCTACTTCAATACTTTTCAAATGACAATCAATTAGCAGCAGCAATATTTTGGACTTTTGGTGATTTAAGTAAAGGAAAATGGACTGAGATACTTTTTGTTTGTTCTTTTTGGTTTTTAGGTCTTTTATTTATTATTTTAAAAGGTTGGGATTTTAATACCATTGTTTGGGGAGATAATCATGCAAAAAGCTTAGGAGTAAAAGTTTTGAGTTTAAGAATTTATGCTCTTTTATTTTCATCTTTACTTGCAGCAATTGCCACTGCCTTTTATGGAATAATAGGCTTTGTAGGTTTAATTGCTCCTCATGTTATAAAACTTCTTTTTGAAAACCCCAAACATCACTTTTTATTTTTTTCCTCTTCAGTTTTAGGTGGAGTTTTTCTTATGGGAGCAGATTTACTTGCAAAGCAAGTGTTATCACCAATTACTGTGCCTGTAGGAATCTTAACTGCTTTTGCAGGAGTTCCTCTATTTTTATTTATTCTTATAAAAAGGTCTTTACGTGATTGA
- a CDS encoding ABC transporter ATP-binding protein, whose protein sequence is MIETQKLNYSLKNKQILKDITINSKSGDVTAIIGPNGAGKSTFLKLLRKFIQKDSGEISLDNKQIEYFDNKQLSKLISYLPQTTKAIACSVEDCILLGRKPHMRFFPKKEDYDKCEKIINELNLEKFKEKNVLKLSGGEFQKVLIARSLVQEGNILFLDEPINHLDIKNQLEIMDITKNMTKQKNLTTYVVLHDLNLALKYANKILLLKNGENIFYGEKKKLKEEILSHAYEVELKLIEFKGEKKVIY, encoded by the coding sequence GTGATTGAAACTCAAAAATTAAATTATTCATTAAAAAATAAACAAATACTAAAAGATATTACAATAAATTCAAAAAGTGGAGATGTTACTGCTATAATTGGACCAAATGGAGCAGGAAAAAGTACTTTTTTAAAACTTCTTAGAAAATTTATTCAAAAAGATTCGGGAGAAATCTCTTTGGATAATAAACAAATTGAATATTTTGATAATAAACAACTATCAAAACTTATTTCATATTTACCTCAAACAACAAAAGCTATTGCCTGTAGTGTTGAAGATTGCATTTTATTGGGAAGAAAACCACATATGAGATTTTTCCCAAAAAAAGAAGACTATGATAAATGTGAAAAAATAATAAATGAACTTAATTTAGAAAAGTTCAAAGAAAAAAATGTGCTAAAACTAAGCGGTGGAGAGTTTCAGAAAGTCTTAATTGCAAGGTCTTTAGTTCAAGAAGGAAATATCCTTTTTTTAGATGAACCCATAAACCATTTAGATATAAAAAACCAGCTTGAAATAATGGACATTACAAAAAATATGACAAAGCAAAAAAACTTAACTACTTATGTAGTCTTACATGATTTAAATCTTGCTTTAAAATATGCAAATAAAATACTTCTTCTAAAAAATGGTGAAAATATTTTTTATGGGGAGAAAAAGAAATTAAAAGAAGAGATTTTATCCCATGCGTATGAAGTAGAGCTTAAGCTAATAGAGTTTAAAGGTGAGAAAAAAGTAATTTATTAG
- a CDS encoding MarR family winged helix-turn-helix transcriptional regulator: protein MNEQITDEKACLAFLISKVQLKLRHRLNQKLRKYDITLEQRQIILKLFTYGAMSQRELCEKTLTEPSNINMTLKRMEQRGYIRKIKHPKDKRASLIEATPKALELREELVQAGQDNLGQLLEGIDQEKIDNTFEVLQQMYKNALEEELNNSLKLDIV, encoded by the coding sequence ATGAATGAACAAATTACTGATGAAAAAGCCTGTTTAGCCTTTTTAATTTCAAAGGTTCAATTAAAGCTAAGACATAGATTAAATCAAAAGCTTCGTAAATATGATATTACCTTGGAACAAAGGCAAATAATCTTAAAACTATTTACTTATGGAGCAATGTCGCAAAGAGAACTATGTGAAAAAACTTTAACTGAACCTTCTAATATAAATATGACTTTAAAAAGAATGGAACAAAGAGGTTATATACGTAAAATTAAACATCCAAAAGATAAAAGAGCTTCTCTAATTGAAGCTACGCCTAAAGCTCTTGAATTAAGAGAAGAACTTGTACAAGCAGGTCAAGATAATCTTGGTCAATTACTTGAAGGAATTGACCAAGAAAAAATTGATAATACTTTCGAAGTTTTACAACAAATGTATAAAAATGCTTTAGAAGAAGAATTAAATAACTCTTTAAAATTAGATATTGTTTAA
- a CDS encoding response regulator — protein sequence MTKMMNIIEKTIKVLIIEDEMVLNIDVQNSLEEMGYKISGIESTAHGAINNIKNKSPNIIIVDIHLKGYIRGLELVKQIWEKHKIPVVFLTSYSGDLVIKNSMEFEPYAYLIKPSKERDIDTAIKIALDMITLNNI from the coding sequence ATGACAAAAATGATGAATATAATTGAAAAGACCATAAAAGTATTAATTATAGAAGATGAAATGGTTTTAAATATTGATGTGCAAAATTCTTTGGAGGAAATGGGTTATAAAATCTCAGGAATAGAATCAACTGCTCATGGAGCAATAAATAATATTAAAAATAAAAGCCCAAATATTATAATTGTAGATATACATTTAAAAGGTTATATAAGAGGACTTGAGTTAGTAAAACAAATTTGGGAGAAACATAAAATCCCAGTTGTTTTTTTGACTTCATATAGTGGTGATTTAGTTATTAAAAACTCTATGGAGTTTGAACCTTACGCTTATTTAATAAAACCTTCTAAAGAAAGAGATATTGATACTGCTATAAAAATAGCACTAGATATGATTACTTTAAACAATATCTAA